The following are encoded together in the Pectobacterium wasabiae CFBP 3304 genome:
- a CDS encoding sigma-70 family RNA polymerase sigma factor: MTQLTSFWSDFYQTHQGWLRGWLCKKMGCIHQADDLTHDTFLKLLTLADPSAIRQPKAYLMVTANHVMIDQFRKRKLEQDALSALALLVDGEEEHSAEYRVAISQLVATALHILTHELDEKVQRAFIMARVEGHDYRTIAEALHVSESSVKQYLAKAMVHFHSRIFFQEQDEA, encoded by the coding sequence ATGACGCAGCTAACTTCTTTCTGGAGTGATTTTTACCAGACCCACCAAGGATGGCTGCGGGGATGGCTTTGTAAAAAAATGGGCTGTATCCATCAGGCAGATGATCTTACCCATGACACCTTTCTTAAACTCCTGACGCTTGCCGACCCTTCTGCTATCCGTCAACCTAAAGCCTATCTGATGGTGACGGCGAATCACGTCATGATCGATCAGTTCCGTAAGCGTAAGTTGGAGCAAGATGCGTTATCTGCATTAGCGCTGCTGGTTGATGGAGAAGAAGAGCACTCTGCGGAATACCGTGTTGCGATAAGCCAACTGGTGGCGACGGCGCTGCATATTCTGACCCATGAGCTAGACGAAAAAGTACAGCGTGCGTTTATTATGGCGCGTGTGGAAGGGCACGATTATCGGACGATTGCTGAGGCGTTGCATGTGAGCGAAAGTAGCGTAAAGCAATATCTGGCAAAAGCGATGGTGCATTTCCACAGTCGGATCTTTTTTCAGGAACAGGATGAAGCGTAA
- a CDS encoding FecR family protein, which produces MKRNADFEQIQQQAAEWILRFSEVEQDSDDAILLHKEWQQWCLIDARHPVVYHQMQQLWTSATVTPASTSRKSRPSRYAALAIFIAGGWLLSQLPYAYWLADQRTVAGEVRRIVLDDGSELMLNSNSAVNISFTSQKRTITLLRGEVYAHVAKDPRSRPFVIDSAQATAQALGTRYSVRDAGEDTLVSVDESRVRVTANKNPDIRLDLGAGQQVGLDQHHITRPVSASTEAGWIHNQLIFENAPFTQVIDELSRHYPGLIYLDPRQRQELERLHFTGVLPLNNSQQALELLKHSLPISVRQSFGYIFWIGENKNR; this is translated from the coding sequence ATGAAGCGTAACGCTGATTTTGAGCAGATCCAACAGCAGGCCGCTGAATGGATACTACGCTTCTCGGAAGTCGAGCAGGATAGCGACGACGCAATATTACTGCATAAAGAGTGGCAGCAGTGGTGCCTGATAGATGCTCGACACCCTGTGGTTTATCATCAGATGCAGCAATTATGGACAAGTGCGACAGTCACACCTGCCTCGACATCACGTAAATCACGTCCATCCCGTTATGCTGCTCTGGCGATTTTCATCGCAGGGGGCTGGTTGCTAAGCCAGTTACCTTATGCTTATTGGTTAGCCGATCAACGAACGGTAGCGGGTGAAGTTCGACGTATTGTGCTGGACGATGGCAGTGAACTGATGCTCAACAGTAATTCGGCTGTGAATATCTCCTTTACATCACAGAAACGAACGATCACGTTGCTACGTGGCGAAGTCTATGCGCATGTTGCCAAAGATCCGCGCAGCAGACCGTTCGTGATTGACAGTGCACAGGCAACGGCTCAAGCCTTAGGTACTCGCTATAGCGTGCGTGACGCCGGGGAAGATACGCTGGTAAGCGTTGACGAGTCTCGTGTTCGCGTTACTGCAAATAAGAATCCAGATATCCGTCTCGACCTTGGTGCTGGCCAACAAGTTGGACTCGATCAGCACCATATTACCCGACCTGTGAGTGCATCAACGGAAGCGGGCTGGATCCACAACCAATTGATTTTTGAAAATGCACCGTTCACTCAGGTTATCGATGAACTTTCCCGTCACTATCCAGGGCTGATTTATCTGGATCCGCGCCAGCGTCAGGAACTCGAGCGTTTGCACTTTACTGGCGTTTTGCCATTGAATAACAGCCAGCAGGCACTTGAGCTACTGAAACACTCCCTTCCTATCTCCGTCCGACAGTCCTTTGGCTATATTTTCTGGATTGGTGAAAATAAAAATCGTTAA
- a CDS encoding secretin and TonB N-terminal domain-containing protein, with product MRNFLGMRNTIWPITVLTLALSGGSAAFGATAQSIHLPAQSLEKSLTQLARQTGVNFGVDSQLVAGKQAPALEGNYTVEQALDRLLNSNNLYAEPTEAGKAFIIRPMASMSASDDTQTINTSAANSRSGTENNGDVITVKAQISPGPMEIGSQQLVAEEIAKKPTANGNITELLRTNPNVQFSETSRNSETPGELAPDVVSFHGEKFYNNNFMIDGMSNNDRLNPGVNVGEVGAVANGNGPNDFPSGHPESFWIDSSLIESLSVYDSNVSAKYGQFTGGVIDAKLKKPSFTEPSGSVSYRTTRSSWTKYHLEKKEEASFSAATTLKKQPKFTKNFYNLNVSQPLNDNAALMFVYSRKESDIPFWHTIFQRWEDQSRESETYMLRGAWDANERNQFSLSLMHSPHSASYVRSNMKDAGFTAEGGGYNANLKWDNQNKWGKVATQLIWKQNENTIKNKGNNFYNWVKTDSIDWVSSYSGTAAQEGGYGTVRTEQSGINFKQDWQLNPFSAWGVQHQFDFGFDTDFSEARYQRKNNSYSYATANRKSTVVCNGDSACIDGEQYFRQRTVYEASDVKVAASTYAVYLQDTLTYSRLAVTSGIRVDYDDYMKNVNISPRFSSSYDVWGDRSTEFFGGINRYYAGNILAYKLREARKLGYNECRAEHVNSRGSCNALSTSSSNTPGEWVFNKASTQADYRYTSLNTPYSDELNLGAQQRIYDTVWTLKWVHREAKDQFAAEKNKTTKTYELTNNGKSESDTFSLMVKPVSPIEWNSAVFSWSAGANIHKSTSSNKDYDTEVDLDRQIIYNGKMIRAIDKPADNYNRPWTAFLELNTEIPNWRLDWTQRLSYVGGYKAMKRTETINCPDDDRCSGYVGSTDVYEEDQYGNNMLLDWRVNYTQPLGKQNLKVGVDVLNVLNKANKNESNYGLGRQFWLDVTYSW from the coding sequence ATGCGTAATTTTTTGGGGATGCGTAACACAATTTGGCCGATAACCGTGCTCACTCTGGCGTTAAGCGGGGGCAGTGCGGCGTTTGGTGCAACAGCACAATCAATACACCTTCCTGCACAGTCATTGGAAAAATCATTAACACAATTGGCGCGGCAGACCGGTGTTAATTTTGGGGTTGATAGCCAACTGGTTGCAGGGAAGCAAGCTCCCGCGCTGGAAGGGAACTACACGGTTGAACAGGCTTTGGATCGGTTATTGAACAGTAATAACCTTTATGCGGAGCCTACGGAAGCCGGTAAAGCGTTTATCATTCGCCCCATGGCCAGTATGTCGGCGTCGGATGATACTCAGACGATCAATACGAGTGCAGCGAATAGTCGTTCGGGAACCGAAAACAATGGCGATGTGATCACGGTAAAAGCGCAGATTTCGCCGGGACCGATGGAGATCGGCAGTCAGCAACTAGTGGCCGAGGAGATCGCAAAAAAGCCGACCGCTAATGGAAATATTACTGAGTTGCTGCGCACCAATCCAAACGTGCAATTCTCTGAAACGTCACGTAATAGTGAGACACCTGGAGAACTGGCTCCTGACGTTGTCTCGTTCCACGGTGAGAAGTTCTATAACAACAACTTCATGATCGATGGGATGTCGAACAACGATCGTCTGAACCCAGGCGTGAATGTCGGTGAGGTTGGGGCTGTCGCCAATGGGAATGGCCCTAATGATTTCCCATCTGGCCATCCTGAGTCTTTTTGGATAGACAGTAGCCTGATTGAAAGCTTGTCCGTTTATGACAGCAACGTGTCGGCGAAGTATGGCCAGTTCACCGGTGGTGTCATTGATGCAAAACTTAAAAAACCGTCGTTTACCGAGCCATCCGGTTCTGTCTCTTACAGAACAACGCGTTCATCATGGACGAAATATCATCTGGAGAAAAAAGAGGAAGCCTCGTTTAGTGCCGCAACCACGCTTAAGAAGCAGCCTAAATTTACCAAAAATTTTTATAACCTGAACGTTAGCCAGCCCCTTAATGATAATGCGGCGCTGATGTTTGTGTATAGCCGTAAGGAATCTGATATCCCATTCTGGCATACGATTTTCCAAAGATGGGAAGATCAATCACGCGAATCCGAAACCTATATGTTACGTGGTGCGTGGGATGCGAATGAACGGAACCAATTTAGCTTATCACTCATGCATTCACCCCATAGTGCAAGCTATGTGCGTTCCAATATGAAGGATGCTGGTTTTACTGCTGAAGGTGGTGGATATAATGCCAATCTGAAGTGGGATAATCAGAATAAATGGGGAAAAGTTGCCACACAGTTAATATGGAAGCAGAACGAAAATACCATCAAAAATAAAGGAAATAATTTTTATAATTGGGTTAAAACAGACAGTATTGACTGGGTATCGAGCTATTCTGGAACTGCTGCTCAGGAAGGGGGATATGGCACGGTAAGAACCGAGCAGTCGGGCATTAATTTTAAGCAGGATTGGCAGCTAAATCCTTTTTCTGCCTGGGGTGTACAACACCAGTTTGATTTCGGCTTTGATACCGATTTTTCCGAGGCTCGTTATCAGCGTAAGAACAATTCCTATTCTTATGCTACTGCGAACAGAAAAAGTACTGTGGTATGTAACGGCGATTCTGCATGTATTGACGGTGAGCAGTATTTCCGCCAACGGACAGTATATGAAGCATCTGATGTAAAAGTGGCGGCAAGCACTTATGCAGTTTATTTACAAGATACATTAACCTATTCCCGCCTGGCTGTGACATCCGGTATTCGCGTTGATTATGACGATTACATGAAAAACGTGAATATCTCTCCACGTTTCAGTTCGAGCTATGATGTTTGGGGCGATCGTTCCACTGAGTTTTTCGGTGGAATAAACCGTTACTATGCGGGCAATATTTTGGCTTATAAGCTGAGAGAAGCGCGTAAGTTGGGCTATAACGAATGCCGCGCTGAACATGTGAATTCGCGTGGATCATGTAATGCCTTGTCAACGAGTTCCAGTAATACGCCAGGTGAGTGGGTCTTTAATAAGGCATCTACTCAAGCTGATTACCGATACACGTCATTAAATACTCCTTACAGTGATGAACTCAATCTCGGTGCGCAGCAGCGAATTTATGACACCGTTTGGACGTTGAAATGGGTTCATCGTGAAGCAAAAGACCAATTTGCTGCTGAGAAAAATAAAACCACAAAAACCTATGAGTTAACCAATAACGGGAAATCCGAGTCCGACACATTTAGCTTGATGGTCAAGCCTGTTTCTCCCATTGAATGGAATTCTGCGGTATTCAGTTGGTCGGCGGGAGCGAATATTCATAAAAGTACCTCCTCAAATAAGGACTATGACACTGAGGTGGATCTCGATCGCCAGATTATCTATAACGGAAAAATGATCCGCGCGATTGATAAACCCGCCGATAATTACAACCGCCCCTGGACGGCGTTTCTTGAGCTGAATACTGAAATACCCAACTGGCGTTTAGATTGGACACAGCGTTTAAGTTATGTCGGCGGCTACAAAGCCATGAAACGGACTGAAACCATTAACTGTCCAGATGATGACCGCTGTTCCGGGTATGTCGGTTCTACTGATGTATATGAAGAAGATCAGTATGGCAACAATATGCTGCTGGACTGGCGTGTGAATTATACCCAGCCATTAGGTAAGCAGAATCTAAAAGTGGGTGTAGATGTACTCAATGTCCTGAATAAAGCCAACAAGAACGAATCTAATTATGGATTAGGTCGTCAGTTCTGGCTGGATGTGACGTATTCATGGTAA
- a CDS encoding GNAT family acetyltransferase: MEIRIFRQDDFEAVITLWERCDLLRPWNDPEMDIERKLNHDPDLFLVAEVNGEIIASVMGGYDGHRGSAYYLGVHPDFRGRGIANALISRLEKKLIARGCPKIHLMVREDNDAVIGMYEKLDYEIVDSVTLGKRLIEDREY; this comes from the coding sequence ATGGAAATCCGCATATTCAGGCAGGATGATTTTGAAGCCGTGATCACCCTCTGGGAACGTTGCGATTTGCTGCGTCCGTGGAACGATCCTGAAATGGACATCGAACGTAAGCTCAATCACGATCCCGATCTGTTTCTGGTCGCAGAAGTGAACGGTGAGATCATAGCATCGGTGATGGGTGGGTACGACGGCCACCGTGGGTCTGCATACTATTTGGGGGTACATCCTGATTTTCGTGGGCGCGGCATTGCAAATGCGTTGATTAGCCGTCTGGAGAAAAAACTTATCGCTCGCGGCTGTCCGAAGATCCACCTGATGGTGCGTGAAGACAACGATGCCGTGATCGGTATGTATGAAAAACTCGACTATGAGATCGTCGATAGCGTCACGTTGGGAAAACGCTTGATTGAAGATCGAGAATATTGA
- a CDS encoding ABC transporter ATP-binding protein/permease, protein MKKIVVQFVDLCRPFWGGKRSWQAWLLLFVTIGMGGMIVYLNVLLNAWSKTFYDALGAFDSGLLLSLMKEYGIYILLYIGSIVYQEWFTKLLIIRWRSALTAELVDSWLAKRAFYRMSVAGKIDNPDQRIAEDINLFVDKAVSLVVEFLIVTARLFSFVVILWGLSGVQRFTLFGEEWVIKGYLVWIAILYTLIGSLITHVVGKRLHDINYDKQKAEADFRAALLRKHDNAEQIALYGGEAQEKRHLQRHFSAIVLNWGRFMNAERNLGFFTTGYMRVSQIVPVFAALPAFLSKTVTLGGLMQIRGAFAQVHGALSWFIHKYKEFVILSASMARLSQFKEEIRRHQSEQADAPVGQDLRIEQLSFTTPQGSPLLQNVDLSCEAGSWSKFSGRSGLGKSTLLRTLHGLWPYYDGRWQSLEGRSLLLPQQSYLGQGTLAEILCYPHPPLADSEMLRQTLDNVGLGAWRDRLSEQLNWDRVFSGGERQRIAFARALIAKPDTLYLDEATSNLDHDSARQLLALLKLALPMCTVVAITHQTELDDLFPHRYDLTDFASPRS, encoded by the coding sequence GTGAAGAAGATCGTGGTGCAGTTTGTCGATCTCTGCCGTCCCTTTTGGGGCGGCAAACGAAGTTGGCAGGCTTGGTTACTCCTGTTTGTTACTATCGGGATGGGCGGGATGATCGTCTATCTCAACGTGTTGTTAAACGCGTGGAGTAAAACGTTTTATGATGCGCTAGGGGCATTCGACAGCGGTTTGTTGCTTTCCCTGATGAAAGAATATGGTATTTACATCCTGCTTTATATCGGGTCGATCGTGTATCAGGAATGGTTTACCAAACTGCTGATTATCCGCTGGCGCAGCGCGTTAACCGCAGAGCTGGTGGACAGTTGGCTGGCGAAGCGGGCATTTTATCGTATGTCGGTGGCGGGCAAGATTGATAACCCAGACCAGCGTATTGCCGAAGATATCAACCTGTTTGTCGACAAAGCCGTTAGCCTGGTCGTCGAGTTTTTGATCGTGACGGCACGCTTGTTTTCTTTTGTCGTTATCCTGTGGGGGTTATCGGGCGTTCAGCGCTTTACGTTGTTTGGTGAAGAGTGGGTAATCAAAGGTTATCTGGTTTGGATCGCTATTCTGTATACGCTGATCGGCAGTCTGATTACGCATGTGGTCGGGAAACGCCTGCACGATATTAATTACGATAAGCAAAAAGCGGAGGCAGATTTCCGCGCCGCGCTGCTGCGTAAGCATGATAATGCTGAGCAAATCGCGCTGTACGGCGGCGAAGCGCAAGAGAAACGTCATCTTCAGCGCCATTTCTCTGCCATTGTGTTGAACTGGGGACGTTTTATGAATGCCGAACGTAATCTGGGCTTTTTCACCACGGGTTATATGCGCGTGAGCCAGATTGTGCCGGTCTTTGCGGCGTTGCCTGCCTTCCTGAGTAAGACGGTCACTCTGGGCGGATTGATGCAGATCCGCGGGGCGTTTGCGCAGGTACACGGTGCGCTGAGCTGGTTTATCCATAAGTACAAGGAGTTTGTGATTCTGTCCGCCAGTATGGCGCGTCTGAGTCAGTTCAAAGAAGAAATCAGACGTCATCAGTCTGAACAGGCCGATGCGCCAGTAGGACAGGATTTACGCATTGAGCAACTCTCCTTTACTACGCCACAGGGCTCTCCGCTGTTGCAAAATGTGGATCTGAGTTGCGAAGCGGGTAGCTGGAGTAAATTTTCTGGCCGCAGCGGGTTGGGGAAATCCACGCTGCTGCGCACGCTACATGGTTTATGGCCGTATTACGATGGCCGGTGGCAATCGCTCGAAGGGCGCAGCCTGCTGTTACCACAGCAAAGCTATTTAGGACAGGGCACGCTGGCGGAGATCCTCTGCTATCCCCATCCACCGCTGGCTGACAGCGAGATGTTGCGCCAGACGCTGGATAACGTCGGGCTGGGGGCGTGGCGCGATCGTTTAAGTGAGCAACTGAACTGGGATCGGGTGTTTTCCGGCGGCGAGAGACAACGTATCGCTTTTGCCCGTGCGCTGATTGCCAAACCCGATACGCTCTATCTGGATGAAGCGACCAGTAATCTGGATCATGACTCTGCCAGACAGCTTCTGGCGCTGCTCAAGCTGGCGTTGCCGATGTGTACCGTGGTGGCGATTACGCACCAGACAGAATTGGACGATCTGTTCCCACATCGTTATGACTTAACGGATTTCGCCTCGCCACGCAGTTGA
- a CDS encoding RpoE-regulated lipoprotein — protein sequence MNFRSRSLRLPLVLGLPLLLAGCSTLSNFSWSSLSPFNWFGSSLQITDAGVGGINAGTPLSEGALQNALDGNYQLRSGMGTSNGQLVAFYQALDGKEVKMIISGQPKGSVRKVEVMDPTIGSAGGVKIGDAFSNTYNKAFESCQLGQGDDAQGVECAAPQSAHISYVYSGEWSGPEGLMPPDDILKSWKVSKIVWHAQARNTSVL from the coding sequence ATGAATTTTCGCTCGCGCTCTTTGCGGTTACCGCTCGTGTTGGGTTTACCGCTACTGCTGGCCGGATGCAGCACGCTGTCCAATTTTTCCTGGTCCAGCCTATCGCCGTTTAACTGGTTCGGTAGTTCGCTGCAAATTACGGATGCGGGCGTCGGTGGTATTAATGCGGGTACGCCGTTATCTGAAGGCGCATTACAGAATGCGCTGGATGGCAATTATCAACTGCGTAGCGGAATGGGAACCTCCAATGGTCAACTGGTCGCGTTTTATCAGGCGCTGGATGGCAAAGAGGTGAAGATGATCATCAGCGGCCAGCCGAAGGGCAGCGTGCGCAAAGTTGAGGTCATGGACCCGACGATTGGCAGTGCAGGTGGCGTGAAAATCGGTGATGCCTTTAGCAACACTTACAATAAAGCCTTTGAGTCTTGTCAGTTGGGACAAGGTGATGATGCGCAGGGCGTTGAATGTGCCGCGCCACAGAGCGCGCATATCAGCTACGTTTATTCCGGCGAGTGGAGCGGTCCAGAAGGCTTGATGCCGCCCGACGATATCCTGAAAAGCTGGAAAGTGAGCAAAATTGTGTGGCATGCGCAGGCGCGTAACACATCCGTTCTATAA
- a CDS encoding M16 family metallopeptidase, producing MKNKIMYWLTGVICLLAGSIVGVSQAEEIKSPLPVIKEGTLANGLRYTLVPLEGQKTRVDIRLIVDVGSIDENDNESGVAHMVEHMVFRASDTFPQGVSTELHKQGWVRAQHYNAMTNYERTMYMMSPPKGNRDLGVTLQALSQMTGHAKLLQSDLDDERKIILEEWRGKLGVAERMNQQRVQAIRHDSRYPSRPVIGTEASINEMPASVLQDFYQRWYRPSNMRLMIIGDITPADAEREIQRYFTPLPNVAVPVRDYYEPLLKPQLKVMRLQDSQSGSSQVSFVYRFNDKDTLGQPEYRHRLLTQITMSAATRQVRRQKSELPQDASSLVVRKSDIGKTTAALGFFANVMPGGHDAALSAVLKEIERLKRYPLNERDITEIASDIREVAQRMSVTPETREFADWVQQLTIVWQQGRPYVGSQQRGKDALEALDTITVEDVNRHLQRWLASPDTLVQFSVPGATPFTLPKPEVILKLQRQWAVATLAPLQVEKEKVIPELPSVTQSGKRTAVKTFAAQKVEQWQLSNGDRVVWLRTPEAGKNIHLTAISQAGFMATSMNPWQAQLASQLVNQSGPATWSGEALSNWKKEKTLSLSINQESDQLTVSGTAPMEQLASLFGLYRELNVAPGIDPDVMKESMMSLARQKANDDQSVSGIRASEITKLRFGGPTWQQPEIAELKHITAPALLSQWHKAAFAPVTYYLVADMPAAQLLPQVERYLATIPRQPASDVKQHLALLGQREATSAINIEPRADILTWSFTPHTWTPQAAVQVSIARSIANKYLKASLRDDALGIYRMRIDSELEDKKQRIETEVNFTTAPGRAQELWKLAEQQFAELPSKITQQDVDEQKARFIRMEKGRQSDLTTIQRRLMLSYRHYDDPRYLSSVSKLADSITLEGVRSMSAKLYNPDNRVLYIALPQEVKE from the coding sequence ATGAAAAATAAAATTATGTATTGGCTGACAGGTGTTATTTGCCTGTTAGCGGGAAGCATTGTGGGCGTGAGCCAGGCCGAAGAAATAAAAAGTCCGTTACCGGTTATTAAAGAAGGGACGCTGGCTAACGGGTTGCGTTATACCCTTGTGCCGCTGGAAGGGCAGAAGACGCGGGTCGATATTCGCCTGATTGTTGATGTTGGTTCGATTGATGAAAACGACAATGAATCTGGTGTGGCACACATGGTGGAGCACATGGTGTTTCGCGCCAGCGATACGTTTCCTCAAGGTGTGAGCACGGAACTGCACAAACAAGGCTGGGTTCGTGCGCAGCACTATAACGCCATGACCAACTACGAACGCACCATGTACATGATGAGCCCACCGAAAGGTAATCGCGATCTGGGCGTGACGTTACAGGCGCTGAGCCAGATGACGGGTCATGCCAAGCTGTTGCAAAGCGATCTCGACGACGAGCGCAAAATTATTTTGGAAGAGTGGCGTGGCAAGCTGGGCGTCGCGGAGCGGATGAATCAGCAGCGCGTACAGGCGATTCGCCATGACTCGCGTTATCCTTCGCGCCCGGTGATTGGCACAGAAGCATCGATCAACGAGATGCCTGCCAGCGTACTACAGGATTTTTATCAGCGCTGGTATCGTCCGTCGAATATGCGCTTGATGATCATTGGTGATATCACACCTGCGGATGCGGAACGTGAAATTCAACGCTATTTCACACCATTGCCCAATGTCGCTGTGCCTGTTCGTGATTATTACGAACCATTATTGAAACCGCAGCTTAAAGTTATGCGTTTGCAGGATAGCCAAAGCGGCAGCAGTCAGGTGTCGTTTGTCTACCGTTTCAATGATAAAGACACATTAGGTCAACCTGAGTATCGTCACCGTTTACTGACGCAAATCACGATGTCTGCGGCCACGCGTCAGGTTCGCCGACAGAAATCGGAATTGCCGCAAGACGCCAGTAGTCTGGTGGTGCGTAAATCGGATATCGGTAAAACGACGGCAGCGCTGGGCTTTTTCGCCAATGTGATGCCGGGAGGCCATGACGCCGCGCTTTCTGCCGTACTGAAAGAAATTGAGCGGTTAAAACGCTATCCGTTAAACGAGCGGGACATCACGGAGATCGCATCCGACATTCGTGAAGTTGCGCAGCGTATGAGCGTTACCCCTGAAACCCGTGAGTTTGCGGACTGGGTACAGCAGTTGACCATCGTCTGGCAACAGGGTCGTCCTTATGTCGGCAGCCAGCAGCGCGGTAAAGATGCGCTGGAAGCGCTGGACACCATCACGGTGGAAGATGTGAATCGCCATTTGCAACGCTGGCTAGCCTCACCGGATACGCTGGTGCAGTTTAGCGTGCCGGGCGCGACACCTTTCACGCTGCCTAAGCCGGAAGTGATTCTCAAATTGCAGAGACAGTGGGCGGTAGCGACGTTGGCACCGTTGCAGGTAGAAAAAGAGAAAGTCATCCCTGAGCTTCCTTCCGTGACACAAAGCGGAAAGCGTACAGCTGTGAAAACTTTTGCTGCACAAAAGGTAGAACAGTGGCAACTGAGTAATGGTGACCGCGTGGTATGGCTACGAACGCCAGAGGCAGGTAAAAACATCCACCTGACCGCCATCAGCCAAGCGGGATTTATGGCAACCTCAATGAATCCGTGGCAGGCACAGTTGGCAAGTCAACTGGTCAATCAAAGCGGCCCTGCGACGTGGAGTGGTGAAGCGTTAAGTAACTGGAAGAAAGAAAAAACGCTGTCGCTGAGCATCAATCAGGAATCGGATCAACTGACAGTCAGTGGCACCGCACCCATGGAGCAACTGGCAAGTTTGTTTGGGCTATACCGTGAGCTAAACGTTGCGCCGGGAATCGATCCGGATGTGATGAAAGAGAGCATGATGAGCCTGGCGCGTCAGAAAGCCAATGACGACCAGTCTGTTTCAGGTATACGTGCCAGTGAAATTACTAAACTGCGCTTTGGTGGGCCAACCTGGCAACAGCCTGAAATTGCCGAACTGAAGCACATTACGGCACCAGCCTTACTGTCGCAGTGGCATAAAGCGGCTTTTGCGCCTGTTACTTATTATCTGGTGGCGGATATGCCTGCCGCACAACTGTTGCCGCAGGTAGAACGCTATCTGGCGACCATTCCGCGTCAGCCTGCTAGTGATGTCAAACAGCACCTTGCACTGCTGGGCCAGCGTGAAGCAACCTCTGCCATCAATATCGAACCGCGTGCTGATATCTTGACCTGGAGTTTCACACCGCATACGTGGACGCCGCAGGCTGCGGTACAGGTGAGCATTGCTCGTAGCATTGCAAATAAATACCTCAAAGCTAGCCTGCGTGATGACGCTCTGGGTATTTACCGCATGCGTATCGATAGCGAGTTGGAAGATAAAAAACAGCGCATTGAGACAGAAGTGAACTTCACCACGGCACCTGGTCGTGCGCAAGAGCTGTGGAAGCTGGCGGAACAGCAGTTTGCTGAATTGCCATCAAAGATTACGCAGCAGGATGTCGACGAACAAAAAGCACGGTTCATCCGTATGGAAAAAGGACGTCAGAGCGATCTGACCACCATACAGCGCCGCTTGATGTTGAGCTACCGCCACTATGACGATCCGCGCTATTTGAGTAGCGTATCCAAACTGGCAGACAGCATCACGCTGGAAGGCGTGCGCTCCATGTCGGCGAAGCTCTATAACCCCGATAACCGGGTGCTTTACATCGCCTTGCCACAAGAGGTTAAAGAGTGA
- a CDS encoding Dyp-type peroxidase — MTPIQSGILLEHRRFAIFMEAMIQGEFDAIRQGCKKFCQTLQDLQQQYPDAGLGAVLAFGNDVWRDLDCNHSATELKSFTPLGKGLAPATQRDLLIHIQSLRHDVNFTLAQAALAAFGSAIRIEEETHGFRWVEDRDLSGFIDGTENPQGEARHAVAIISEDQPDAGGSYVFTQRWEHNLKQLQRFSVEQQEQMIGRTKQDNEELSSDERPVTSHLSRVDLKEDGKGLKILRQSLPYGTASGKNGLYFVAYCARLHNIEQQLLSMFGDRDGKRDDMLRFTRAVSGSYFFAPSLAKLLSL; from the coding sequence ATGACACCAATTCAAAGCGGTATTTTATTGGAACACCGCCGTTTTGCCATTTTTATGGAAGCGATGATTCAGGGAGAGTTTGATGCTATCCGGCAGGGATGCAAAAAATTCTGTCAGACATTACAAGATTTACAGCAGCAGTATCCCGATGCTGGGTTAGGTGCGGTGCTGGCATTTGGTAACGATGTTTGGCGCGATCTGGACTGCAACCACAGCGCGACGGAGCTGAAATCGTTTACGCCGTTGGGTAAAGGGCTTGCCCCGGCAACACAGCGCGATCTGTTGATCCACATCCAATCGCTTCGCCATGATGTTAACTTCACGCTGGCACAGGCGGCGCTGGCCGCGTTTGGTAGCGCGATTCGCATCGAAGAAGAAACACACGGTTTCCGCTGGGTGGAAGATCGTGATTTAAGTGGCTTTATCGATGGTACGGAAAACCCACAGGGTGAAGCTCGGCACGCCGTGGCAATTATCTCTGAAGACCAGCCGGATGCAGGCGGTAGCTACGTGTTTACCCAACGCTGGGAACACAATTTGAAGCAGTTGCAGCGTTTTAGCGTGGAACAACAGGAACAGATGATCGGGCGCACGAAGCAGGATAACGAAGAGCTGTCTTCCGATGAGCGCCCTGTGACCTCGCATCTCAGCCGCGTGGATTTAAAGGAAGACGGCAAAGGGCTGAAAATTCTGCGCCAGAGCCTGCCTTATGGCACCGCCAGCGGGAAGAACGGGCTTTACTTCGTTGCCTACTGCGCGCGTCTGCACAACATCGAGCAACAGTTGTTGAGTATGTTCGGCGATCGTGACGGCAAACGTGATGATATGCTGCGCTTTACGCGGGCCGTCAGCGGCAGCTACTTCTTTGCGCCGTCTTTGGCGAAGCTTTTGTCGCTGTAA